A single Macaca fascicularis isolate 582-1 chromosome 13, T2T-MFA8v1.1 DNA region contains:
- the CDC42EP3 gene encoding cdc42 effector protein 3: protein MPAKTPIYLKAANNKKGKKFKLRDILSPDMISPPLGDFRHTIHIGKEGQHDVFGDISFLQGNYELLPGNQEKAHLGQFPGHNEFFRANSTSDSVFTETPSPVLKNAISLPTIGGSQALMLPLLSPVTFNSKQESFGPAKLPRLSCEPVMEEKAQEKSSLLENGTDHQGDTSWGSSGSASQSSQGRDSHSSSLSEQYPDWPAEDMFDHPAPCELIKGKTKSEESLSDLTGSLLSLQLDLGPSLLDEVLNVMDKNK from the coding sequence ATGCCAGCCAAGACCCCAATTTACCTGAAAGCAGCCAAtaacaagaaaggaaagaaatttaaactgAGGGACATTCTGTCTCCCGACATGATCAGTCCCCCGCTTGGAGACTTTCGCCACACCATCCACATCGGCAAAGAGGGCCAGCACGATGTCtttggagatatttcctttcttcaaGGGAACTACGAGCTTTTACCTGGAAACCAGGAGAAAGCACACCTGGGCCAGTTCCCTGGGCATAACGAGTTCTTCCGGGCCAACAGCACCTCGGACTCTGTGTTCACAGAAACACCCTCCCCGGTGCTCAAAAATGCCATCTCCCTCCCGACCATTGGAGGGTCCCAAGCTCTCATGCTGCCCTTATTGTCACCGGTGACATTTAATTCCAAACAGGAGTCCTTTGGGCCAGCAAAGCTGCCCAGGCTTAGCTGCGAGCCTGTCATGGAGGAAAAAGCTCAGGAGAAAAGCAGTCTGTTGGAGAATGGGACAGACCACCAGGGAGACACCTCGTGGGGCTCCAGCGGTTCTGCATCTCAGTccagccagggcagggacagcCACTCCTCCAGCCTGTCCGAACAGTACCCCGACTGGCCAGCTGAGGACATGTTTGACCATCCCGCCCCATGCGAGCTCATCAAGGGAAAGACTAAGTCAGAGGAGTCCCTCTCTGACCTTACAGGTTCCCTCCTCTCCCTGCAGCTTGATCTTGGGCCCTCACTTTTGGATGAGGTGCTGAATGTCATGGATAAAAATAAGTAA